A genome region from Oxyura jamaicensis isolate SHBP4307 breed ruddy duck chromosome 25, BPBGC_Ojam_1.0, whole genome shotgun sequence includes the following:
- the COPA gene encoding coatomer subunit alpha produces the protein MLTKFETKSARVKGLSFHPKRPWILTSLHNGVIQLWDYRMCTLIDKFDEHDGPVRGIDFHKQQPLFVSGGDDYKIKVWNYKLRRCLFTLLGHLDYIRTTFFHHEYPWILSASDDQTIRVWNWQSRTCVCVLTGHNHYVMCAQFHPSEDLVVSASLDQTVRVWDISGLRKKNLSPGAVESDVRGITGVDLFGTTDAVVKHVLEGHDRGVNWAAFHPTMPLIVSGADDRQVKIWRMNESKAWEVDTCRGHYNNVSCAVFHPRQELILSNSEDKSIRVWDMSKRTGVQTFRRDHDRFWVLAAHPNLNLFAAGHDGGMIVFKLERERPAYAVHGNMLYYVKDRFLRQLDFNSSKDVAVMQLRSGSKFPVFNMSYNPAENAVLLCTRASNLENSTYDLYTIPKDADSQNPDAPEGKRSSGLTAVWVARNRFAVLDRMHSILIKNLKNEITKKVQVPNCDEIFYAGTGNLLLRDADSITLFDVQQKRTLASVKISKVKYVIWSADMSHVALLAKHAIMICNRKLESLCNIHENIRVKSGAWDESGVFIYTTSNHIKYAVTTGDHGIIRTLDLPIYVTRVKGNNVYCLDRECRPRVLTIDPTEFKFKLALINRKYDEVLHMVRNAKLVGQSIIAYLQKKGYPEVALHFVKDEKTRFSLALECGNIEIALEAAKALDDKNCWEKLGEVALLQGNHQIVEMCYQRTKNFDRLSFLYLITGNLEKLRKMMKIAEIRKDMSGHYQNALYLGDVAERVRILKNCGQKSLAYLTAATHGLDEEAENLKETFDPEKETIPDIDPNAKLLQPPAPVMPLDTNWPLLTVSKGFFEGTIASKGKGGALAADIDIDNVGTEGWGEDAELQLDEDGFVDAGEGFGEEGLGKGQEEGGGWEVEEDLDLPPELDVPAGPAGGAEDGFFVPPTKGTSPAQVWCNNSQLPVDHILAGSFETAMRLLHDQVGVTNFGPYKQLFLQTYARGRTTYQALPCLPTMYGYPHRNWKEAGLKNALPAVGLKLNDLIQRLQLCYQLTTAGKFEEAVEKFRSILLSVPLLVVDNKQEIAEAQQLIAICREYIVGLSMEIERKKLPKETLEHQKRICEMAAYFTHSNLQPVHMILVLRTALNLFFKLKNFKTAATFARRLLELGPKPEVAQQTRKILSACEKNPTDTYQLNYDMHNPFDICAASYRPIYRGKPVEKCPLSGACYCPEFQGQICRVTTVTEIGKDVIGLRISPLQFR, from the exons ATGCTGACCAAGTTCGAGACCAAATCGGCCCGGGTGAAAG GGCTCAGCTTCCACCCGAAGCGGCCCTGGATCCTCACCAGCCTGCACAACGGCGTCATCCAGCTGTGGGACTATCGGATGTGCACCCTCATCGACAAGTTCGACGAGCACGACG GACCCGTTCGAGGGATTGATTTCCACAAACAGCAGCCTCTGTTTGTTTCTGGAGGGGATGACTACAAAATCAAG GTGTGGAATTACAAACTGCGCCGCTGCCTTTTCACCCTGCTCGGGCACCTGGATTACATCCGCACCACCTTCTTCCACCAC GAATATCCCTGGATTTTGAGTGCTTCTGATGATCAGACCATTCGGGTTTGGAACTGGCAGTCCAGAACTTGTGTCTG TGTGCTGACAGGACACAACCACTATGTGATGTGTGCCCAGTTTCACCCCTCTGAGGACCTGGTAGTGTCAGCCAGCTTGGATCAGACTGTGCGCGTTTGGGATATTTCTG GCCTAAGGAAGAAGAACCTGTCCCCTGGAGCTGTGGAATCGGATGTCCGGGGAATAACAGGGGTGGACTTGTTTGGGACAACAGATGCGGTTGTGAAGCACGTTCTTGAG GGCCACGATCGTGGGGTGAACTGGGCTGCCTTCCATCCCACCATGCCGCTTATTGTGTCAGGAGCTGATGATCGGCAAGTGAAGATCTGGCGGATGAATG AATCCAAGGCCTGGGAGGTTGACACTTGCCGAGGACATTACAACAATGTCTCGTGTGCTGTCTTCCACCCCCGGCAGGAACTGATCCTCAGCAattcagaagacaaaagcaTCCGTGTCTGGGATATGTCGAAACG CACGGGTGTTCAGACCTTTCGCCGTGATCACGATCGCTTTTGGGTACTGGCAGCTCATCCCAACCTCAACCTCTTTGCTGCag GCCATGACGGTGGCATGATTGTGTTCAAATTGGAGCGTGAGCGGCCTGCTTATGCTGTGCACGGGAACATGCTGTATTACGTGAAGGACCGTTTCCTCCGCCAGCTTGATTTTAACAGTTCCAAGGACGTTGCTGTCATGCAGCTGCGAAG CGGTTCCAAGTTCCCTGTGTTCAACATGTCGTACAACCCAGCTGAGAACGCTGTCCTTCTCTGCACA AGAGCCAGCAACTTGGAGAACAGTACTTACGATCTATACACCATTCCCAAGGATGCAGATTCCCAAAATCCGGACG CCCCTGAAGGGAAACGTTCCTCCGGGCTAACAGCTGTGTGGGTAGCTCGTAACCGCTTTGCAGTCCTGGATCGAATGCATTCG ATCCTAATCAAAAACTTGAAGAATGAGATCACGAAGAAGGTGCAGGTGCCGAACTGTGATGAGATTTTCTATGCTGGCACAGGGAACCTGTTACTGAGAGATGCAGACTCCATCACCCTCTTTGACGTGCAGCAGAAGCG GACTCTGGCCTCGGTGAAGATCTCCAAGGTGAAATACGTTATCTGGTCGGCTGACATGTCCCACGTAGCTCTGCTGGCCAAGCATG CCATCATGATCTGCAACAGAAAGCTGGAATCCCTGTGTAACATCCACGAAAACATCCGTGTCAAGAGTGGTGCCTGGGATGAAAGCGGTGTTTTCATCTATACCACGAGCAACCACATCAAATACGCTGTCACCACAGG GGATCATGGAATCATCCGCACCCTGGACCTTCCTATCTACGTTACCCGTGTGAAGGGGAACAACGTGTACTGCCTGGACAGAGAATGCCGCCCCAGGGTCCTCACCATTGATCCCACAGAGTTCAAATTCAAGCTGGCATTGATTAACAGAAAGTATGATGAG GTACTGCACATGGTGAGGAATGCTAAGCTTGTGGGCCAGTCCATCATTGCCTACCTGCAGAAAAAGGGCTACCCTGAGGTGGCCCTGCACTTCGTCAAAGACGAGAAGACCCGTTTCAGCCTGGCACTGGAGTGTGGCAACATTGAG ATTGCTCTGGAAGCAGCCAAGGCTCTGGATGACAAGAATTGCTGGGAGAAACTAGGAGAAGTGGCATTACTGCAGGGAAATCACCAGATTGTGGAGATGTGCTACCAGCGCACCAAGAACTTTGATAGGCTCTCCTTTCTCTATCTTATCACTGGCAATCTGGAGAAGCTTCGGAAGATGATGAAGATAG CTGAGATCCGTAAGGATATGAGTGGCCACTACCAGAATGCCTTGTATCTAGGAGATGTGGCAGAGAGAGTGAGGATCCTGAAGAATTGTGGGCAAA AGTCCCTGGCCTATCTCACAGCTGCAACTCATGGTCTGGATGAAGAAGCTGAAAACCTGAAGGAAACCTTTGATCCTGAAAAGGAAACG ATTCCAGACATCGATCCCAATGCAaaactgctgcagcctcctgctcctgtcATGCCTCTGGATACCAACTGGCCATTGCTGACTGTTTCCAAGGGGTTCTTTGAAGGAACAATTGCTAGCAAAG GCAAAGGGGGTGCCTTAGCTGCTGACATTGATATTGACAATGTTGGCACTGAAGGCTGGGGAGAAGATGCAGAATTGCAGCTGGACGAAG ATGGCTTTGTGGATGCTGGAGAAGGCTTTGGAGAGGAAGGTCTAGGTAAAGGACAGGAAGAAGGAGGTGGATGGGAAGTTGAAGAAGATTTGGATCTTCCCCCTGAACTG GATGTTCCTGCTGGtccagcaggaggagcagaggatgGATTCTTTGTGCCACCCACCAAGGGCACCAGCCCAGCTCAG GTGTGGTGTAACAATTCACAGCTTCCTGTTGACCACATTCTGGCAGGCTCCTTTGAGACAGCAATGAGA ctccTCCATGACCAGGTAGGAGTAACCAACTTTGGGCCCTACAAGCAGCTGTTCCTGCAGACCTACGCCCGTGGCCGTACAACCTACCAAGCCCTGCCATGTCTCCCTACCATGTATGGATACCCACATCGCAACTG GAAAGAAGCTGGCTTGAAGAATGCTCTCCCTGCTGTGGGACTGAAGCTTAATGACCTGATCCAGCGCTTGCAGCTGTGCTACCAGCTCACGACAGCTGGCAAGTTTGAGGAGGCTGTGGAGAAGTTCCGCTCCATCTTGCTCAGTGTGCCCTTGCTGGTGGTGGACAACAAGCAGGAGATTGCTGAG GCCCAGCAGCTGATAGCCATTTGTCGGGAGTATATCGTGGGACTCTCAATGGAGATTGAGCGGAAGAAGCTGCCCAAGGAGACCCTGGAGCACCAGAAGCGAATCTGTGAG ATGGCTGCCTATTTCACCCACTCCAACCTGCAGCCTGTCCACATGATCTTGGTCCTGCGCACTGCACTTAACCTCTTCTTCAAACTCAAAAACTTCAAGACAGCTGCTACTTTTGCTCGTCGGCTACTAGAGCTGGGTCCAAAGCCTGAGGTGGCCCAGCAG ACCCGCAAGATCTTGTCAGCGTGTGAGAAGAATCCCACTGACACCTACCAGCTTAACTATGACATGCACAACCCCTTCGACATCTGTGCCGCCTCTTACCGACCCATCTATCGTGGCAAACCCGTGGAGAAGTGTCCGCTTAGTGGAGCCTGCTACTGCCCTGAGTTCCAGGGGCAGATCTGCCGTGTCACAACA GTGACAGAGATCGGCAAGGATGTCATTGGGCTGCGGATCAGCCCGCTCCAGTTCCGCTAG
- the S100A11 gene encoding protein S100-A11 — translation MSKVSPTETERCIESLLAVFQRYAGREGDNLKLSKREFLAFMNTELASFTKNQRDPAVLDRMMKKLDLNSDGQLDFQEFLNLIGGIAVACHDALLVQAPNH, via the exons ATG TCCAAGGTGTCCCCCACCGAGACCGAGCGCTGCATCGAGTCCCTGCTGGCTGTCTTCCAGCGGTACGCAGGGCGCGAAGGGGACAACTTGAAGCTCTCCAAGAGGGAGTTCCTGGCTTTCATGAACACCGAGCTGGCTTCCTTCACGAAG AATCAGAGGGACCCAGCAGTCCTGGACAGGATGATGAAGAAGCTCGATTTGAACAGTGATGGGCAGCTGGACTTCCAGGAGTTCCTGAACCTCATTGGAGGCATCGCAGTGGCCTGCCACGACGCCTTGCTTGTTCAGGCCCCTAACCACTAA